DNA sequence from the bacterium genome:
AGTCTTTCCACACCGGCTCGAAACCGCGCGATTTGAGCATCCGCGCCACCTCATCGGCGGTGCGCTCGTCGCTGATTTCAAACTGCTCGCCGGATTCGCTCTCCGAAAGCGTTGCGTAGCCGCCGGGGTTCGTGCGGCTGCCCGCGCTCATGCGCGTGACGCCAAGCGCGACGAGGTTGTCGCGAAGCATGGCGGGCTCGCGCGTGGAAAGGACAAGGTCGGCATCCGGAAACAGCAGGCGCATGCCGACGATCATCTGCGCGAGATCCGCGTCGCTCACCGGATGCGGCGCGGCGAATCCACACTCCGCGGCGTTCACGCGCGGAAAACTGATGGCGATGCGGCTTTTCCAGAATCGCCGCGTCAGATACGCCGCATGCCGCGCGAGTAGCACCGCCTCGACGCGCCACGGTGCAAGGCCGAGCAGCGCCCCGACGCCGAGGCTCCGGAAACCCGCGTCTCCCCCCGCCTCCACCGCGCGAAAGCGAGGCGCGAACCGGCTTTTGGGCCCCTTGGTGTGAAGTTCCGAGTACACATCCGGATGGTACGTCTCCTGATAAAGCGTCAGCGCGTCGATGCCCGCATCCGCGAGCATGCGGTATTCGTCGCGCGACATCGGGAAGA
Encoded proteins:
- the thiH gene encoding 2-iminoacetate synthase ThiH; this encodes RYAARQQPADRLPSGRRIPGVVMTRAGSFAEIFETLDRGAIAAALDRATGDDVRASLSRGARMTGDAIALFSPAAAELLEPMAQSARAVTERRFGKVIQLYAPLYLSNECANVCTYCGFSADVEIPRVSLSPDQAVREAEYLREQGFRHILLLTGEMRGHYNVADIAHVASRLRGRFASIGIEVFPMSRDEYRMLADAGIDALTLYQETYHPDVYSELHTKGPKSRFAPRFRAVEAGGDAGFRSLGVGALLGLAPWRVEAVLLARHAAYLTRRFWKSRIAISFPRVNAAECGFAAPHPVSDADLAQMIVGMRLLFPDADLVLSTREPAMLRDNLVALGVTRMSAGSRTNPGGYATLSESESGEQFEISDERTADEVARMLKSRGFEPVWKDFDPAFLA